From the Diceros bicornis minor isolate mBicDic1 chromosome 19, mDicBic1.mat.cur, whole genome shotgun sequence genome, one window contains:
- the NRSN2 gene encoding neurensin-2, which produces MMPSCDRPCGCSRGPNVEDGKWYGVRSYLHLFYEDCAGTALSDDPEGPPILCPRRPWPSLCWKISLSSGTLLLLLGVAALTTGYAVPPKLEGIGEGEFLVLDQRAADYNQALGTCRLAGTALCVAAGVLLAICLFWAMTGWLSQDTKAEPLDTEADSHVEVFGDEPEQQLSPIFRDASGQSWFSPPAGPFGQSSVQTIQPKRDS; this is translated from the exons ATGATGCCTAGCTGCGACCGTCCCTGTGGCTGCAGCCGTGGCCCCAACGTGGAAGATGGCAAGTGGTATGGGGTCCGCTCCTATCTGCACCTCTTCTATGAGGACTGTGCAGGTACTGCCCTCAGCGATGACCCCGAGGGGCCTCCTATCCTGTGCCCCCGCCGACCCTGGCCCTCACTGTGCTGGAAG ATCAGCCTGTCCTCCGGGaccctgcttctgctgctgggtGTGGCGGCCCTAACCACTGGCTATGCAGTGCCCCCCAAGCTGGAAGGCATCGGAGAGGGTGAGTTCCTGGTGTTGGATCAGCGGGCAGCCGACTACAACCAGGCCCTGGGCACCTGCCGCCTGGCTGGTACGGCGCTCTGCGTGGCGGCTGGAGTCCTGCTGGCTATCTGCCTGTTCTGGGCCATGACGGGCTGGCTGAGCCAGGACACCAAGGCAGAACCCTTGGACACCGAAGCTGACAGCCATGTGGAGGTCTTCGGGGACGAGCCCGAGCAGCAGCTGTCCCCCATCTTCCGTGATGCCAGTGGCCAGTCTTGGTTCTCGCCGCCCGCCGGCCCCTTTGGGCAATCCTCTGTGCAGACCATCCAGCCCAAGCGGGACTCTTGA